A section of the Deinococcus taeanensis genome encodes:
- a CDS encoding NTP transferase domain-containing protein, which translates to MNRQAETRWSAVVLGGGDPGDPFAAAHGVKVKPLIPVAGEPMALHVLRALRGSERVARVAYVGPLTPTLEGHVDVRVTDHGTLLSNLEAGVEALRGLGLTPGERVLVVTADVPMLTAADVRDVLDSAPLDAGLVYPVVRREICEAAYPGVKRTYARLRDGTFTGGNLFILDPALIGQFLPRLREVLAARKAPLRLAGLIGWDVLLRLLTGRLSVRQLEERVSGLLGVKACALVTPHAAVGTDVDKDADLALAERQLSAAPARS; encoded by the coding sequence ATGAACAGGCAGGCAGAGACGCGCTGGAGCGCCGTGGTGCTGGGCGGCGGTGACCCCGGTGACCCCTTCGCGGCGGCGCACGGCGTGAAGGTCAAACCCCTGATTCCCGTGGCGGGCGAACCCATGGCCCTGCACGTCCTGCGGGCGCTGCGCGGCAGTGAGCGCGTGGCCCGCGTGGCGTACGTGGGGCCGCTCACGCCCACCCTGGAGGGGCACGTGGACGTGCGCGTCACCGATCACGGCACCCTGCTGAGCAACCTGGAGGCCGGCGTGGAGGCCCTGCGCGGCCTGGGCCTCACGCCCGGCGAGCGGGTGCTGGTGGTCACCGCTGACGTGCCCATGCTGACGGCAGCGGACGTGCGCGACGTGCTGGACAGCGCCCCACTGGACGCCGGACTGGTGTACCCGGTGGTGCGCCGTGAGATCTGCGAGGCGGCGTACCCGGGCGTGAAACGCACCTACGCCCGCCTGCGGGACGGCACCTTTACCGGCGGGAATCTGTTCATTCTGGACCCCGCCCTGATCGGGCAGTTCCTGCCGAGACTGCGGGAGGTGCTCGCCGCGCGCAAGGCGCCGCTGAGACTGGCTGGCCTGATCGGCTGGGACGTCCTGCTGCGCCTGCTGACCGGCCGCCTGAGCGTCAGGCAGCTGGAGGAGCGCGTGTCTGGACTGCTCGGTGTGAAGGCCTGCGCGCTGGTCACGCCGCACGCGGCCGTAGGCACCGACGTGGACAAGGACGCCGACCTGGCCCTGGCCGAGCGGCAGCT
- the rplU gene encoding 50S ribosomal protein L21 — translation MFAIIQTGGKQYRVQEGDVIRVESLKGEAGDKLDLTPLFVGGDSASFGDAASKFTVNAEVVEHGRGEKIYVRKYKSGVQYRRRTGHRQDYTAIKILGIKG, via the coding sequence ATGTTTGCAATCATTCAGACCGGCGGGAAGCAGTACCGCGTGCAGGAAGGCGACGTTATCCGCGTCGAGAGCCTGAAGGGCGAAGCGGGCGACAAGCTCGACCTGACCCCCCTCTTCGTGGGTGGCGACAGCGCCTCCTTCGGTGACGCGGCCAGCAAGTTCACCGTGAACGCCGAAGTCGTCGAGCACGGCCGCGGCGAGAAGATCTACGTGCGCAAGTACAAGAGCGGCGTGCAGTACCGCCGCCGTACCGGTCACCGCCAGGACTACACCGCCATCAAGATCCTGGGCATCAAGGGCTAA
- a CDS encoding sensor histidine kinase yields the protein MRLTLRAQLALWAALATGLAVTLVAAGLYWSVNGFLRQAQEQRLLSVVEAVQGRVEGLLRPRPDENLLGTLLGVTTIAQTDLERIADDVDRRTVDLRVVAPQSGGLASVGTPNFPGGVPLNLRPGPGAYLTATGAHLILVRSLRAGTLLQVAVDARALREARQAFTRALTWLLPLALLLSLLVGWVVAGRLLRPVRALESAARAVGEGGDLRRPLPGAGHGDELARLALTLQRSYAHLADARDREQGFLRAAAHDLRSPLAALTARVEGTLARERDAARYRADLQEIGTDITRLATLANHLLLLARDPAAVQRAPVPLRDLAADAVDRARELDPLADVDLDAPQAVTVPGDRVLLGQAIWNLTTNAVRHAPGATVTVQVRAVSGGAAVTVQDDGPGVDEATLARLGEAFYRPDASRTADASGLSGHGLGLALARHVAQLHGGTLALQSAPGAGFRAALHLPGEGGAARAGATLGGNEQAGRDALERRGAGRR from the coding sequence GTGCGCCTGACCCTGCGCGCCCAGCTGGCCCTCTGGGCCGCGCTCGCCACCGGCCTCGCCGTGACGCTGGTTGCCGCCGGGCTGTACTGGAGCGTGAACGGCTTCCTGCGCCAGGCCCAGGAACAGCGGCTCCTGAGCGTGGTGGAGGCCGTGCAGGGCCGCGTGGAGGGCCTGCTGCGCCCCCGGCCCGATGAGAACCTGCTGGGCACCCTGCTGGGTGTGACCACCATCGCCCAGACGGACCTGGAACGCATTGCCGACGACGTGGACCGCCGCACCGTGGATCTGCGAGTGGTGGCGCCGCAGTCCGGCGGTCTCGCCTCGGTCGGGACCCCCAACTTTCCCGGTGGCGTGCCACTGAACCTCCGCCCCGGCCCAGGTGCGTACCTGACCGCCACCGGCGCGCACCTGATCCTGGTGCGGTCCCTGCGCGCCGGAACGCTGCTGCAGGTCGCCGTGGACGCCCGCGCCCTCAGGGAGGCCCGCCAGGCGTTCACCCGCGCCCTGACGTGGCTGCTGCCGCTGGCCCTGCTGCTGTCCCTGCTGGTCGGCTGGGTGGTGGCCGGGCGCCTGCTGCGTCCGGTGCGCGCCCTGGAAAGCGCGGCGCGGGCCGTGGGCGAGGGCGGCGACCTGCGCCGCCCCCTGCCCGGGGCCGGGCACGGCGACGAACTCGCCCGGCTGGCCCTGACCCTGCAGCGCAGCTACGCGCACCTTGCCGACGCGCGCGACCGGGAGCAGGGCTTCCTGCGCGCCGCGGCGCACGACCTCCGCTCCCCACTCGCCGCCCTGACGGCCCGGGTGGAGGGGACCCTGGCGCGCGAGCGGGACGCGGCGCGCTACCGCGCGGACCTGCAGGAGATCGGCACGGATATCACCCGGCTGGCCACGCTCGCCAACCACCTGCTGCTGCTGGCCCGTGACCCGGCCGCCGTGCAGCGTGCGCCCGTGCCGCTGCGGGACCTCGCGGCGGACGCTGTGGACCGCGCGCGCGAACTGGACCCGCTGGCCGACGTGGACCTCGACGCCCCGCAGGCCGTGACCGTCCCCGGCGACCGCGTGCTGCTGGGGCAGGCCATCTGGAATCTCACGACCAACGCGGTGCGGCACGCGCCGGGCGCGACGGTCACCGTGCAGGTGCGGGCCGTGAGCGGCGGCGCGGCCGTCACCGTGCAGGATGACGGGCCCGGCGTGGACGAAGCCACCCTGGCGCGTCTCGGCGAGGCGTTCTACCGCCCCGACGCCAGCCGCACCGCGGACGCTTCCGGCCTCAGCGGGCACGGCCTGGGCCTGGCCCTGGCGCGGCACGTGGCGCAGCTTCACGGCGGGACCCTCGCGCTGCAGAGTGCGCCCGGCGCGGGGTTCCGGGCGGCGCTGCACCTGCCGGGGGAGGGTGGAGCCGCGCGGGCGGGTGCTACCCTGGGCGGCAATGAACAGGCAGGCAGAGACGCGCTGGAGCGCCGTGGTGCTGGGCGGCGGTGA
- the rpmA gene encoding 50S ribosomal protein L27, translated as MAHKKGVGSSKNGRDSNPKYLGVKKFGGEKVLAGNILVRQRGTKFKAGPNVGMGRDHTLFALENGQVVFTNRGAKGRFISIEVPTETAAD; from the coding sequence ATGGCACACAAGAAAGGCGTAGGTTCGTCCAAGAACGGCCGTGACAGCAACCCCAAGTACCTCGGCGTGAAGAAGTTCGGCGGCGAGAAGGTGCTGGCCGGCAACATCCTCGTGCGTCAGCGCGGCACCAAATTCAAGGCCGGCCCGAACGTGGGCATGGGCCGTGACCACACCCTGTTCGCGCTGGAAAACGGGCAGGTCGTGTTCACGAACCGTGGCGCGAAGGGCCGCTTCATCAGCATCGAAGTGCCCACCGAAACCGCCGCCGACTGA
- a CDS encoding DUF1232 domain-containing protein gives MKATWRDALALLFALGDRRTPAGAKLLALLALGYALLPLDLLPDLTPVLGVADDLLIVPTLLALAARTLPAPVLAQAQRRSLSVQRRLPWLVPAAAVTAAALVTLLGWAAWRALT, from the coding sequence GTGAAAGCCACCTGGCGCGACGCGCTGGCCCTGCTGTTTGCGCTGGGCGACCGCCGCACCCCGGCCGGCGCGAAACTCCTGGCCCTGCTGGCGCTGGGGTACGCGCTGCTGCCCCTGGACCTCCTGCCGGACCTGACCCCGGTCCTGGGCGTGGCAGACGACCTCCTGATCGTGCCCACCCTGCTGGCTCTGGCGGCCCGCACCCTGCCCGCTCCCGTCCTGGCGCAGGCGCAGCGCCGCAGCCTGAGCGTGCAGCGCCGCCTGCCCTGGCTGGTGCCCGCCGCCGCAGTGACCGCGGCCGCACTGGTAACCCTGCTGGGCTGGGCCGCGTGGCGCGCGCTGACCTAA
- a CDS encoding response regulator transcription factor: MRLLLVEDDARIAQPTVSALREAGYAVTWAQTGPEGLEAAALGDYPLIILDVMLPGLDGFQIARELRSQGVESAILFLTARGELPDRVEGLDLGGDAYLVKPFAVPELLATLRALARRERGGAAPQVTFTGGRGTLDTVARTVTWDGAEVAVTGREYALLEVLAQSPERWFTREDLIDRVWGPEFGGEARIVDVYVRYVRRKLAPEAISSERGRGYRVER; encoded by the coding sequence ATGAGACTGCTGCTGGTGGAGGACGATGCCCGGATTGCGCAGCCGACCGTCAGTGCGCTGCGCGAGGCCGGGTACGCCGTCACCTGGGCACAGACCGGACCTGAGGGGCTGGAGGCCGCGGCCCTGGGTGACTACCCCCTGATTATCCTGGACGTCATGCTGCCCGGCCTGGACGGCTTTCAGATCGCGCGGGAGCTGCGTTCACAGGGCGTGGAATCCGCCATTCTGTTCCTCACGGCCCGGGGCGAACTCCCCGACCGGGTCGAAGGCCTGGATCTCGGCGGCGACGCGTACCTCGTCAAGCCGTTCGCGGTGCCCGAACTGCTGGCCACGCTGCGCGCCCTGGCGCGGCGTGAACGGGGCGGCGCGGCCCCCCAGGTCACCTTCACCGGCGGGCGGGGCACGCTGGACACCGTGGCCCGCACAGTCACCTGGGACGGCGCGGAGGTGGCCGTGACCGGCCGCGAGTACGCGCTGCTGGAGGTGCTGGCGCAGTCTCCGGAACGCTGGTTCACCCGTGAGGACCTGATCGACCGCGTGTGGGGACCGGAATTCGGAGGAGAGGCCCGGATCGTGGACGTGTACGTGCGCTACGTGCGGCGCAAACTGGCGCCCGAAGCCATCAGTTCCGAACGCGGCCGCGGCTACCGCGTGGAACGCTGA